One genomic window of Luteolibacter flavescens includes the following:
- the prfA gene encoding peptide chain release factor 1 yields the protein MDYSALIHQRRRRLGEIDDMMADGAFFSDPKKAGEIVREHRKIKQTLDLWERLGTAKRQLEENDELSRGDDAEMAEMAREEIPGLQAEIAQLSEDIQYALLPADPNEDRDAIVEIRAGAGGDEASLFAAELLRLYQRYSETRGWKTEHLSSSPSEVGGFKEVFLRVTGDEVFRILKYESGVHRVQRVPATETQGRIHTSTVTVAVMPEAEEVDVELKPDDLRIEVCRAGGAGGQHVNRTESAVQVFHLPTGLYVRCEDGRSQGQNKERALQIMRTRLYEMKLREEQEKHSAHRRAQIGSGDRSEKIRTYNFPQSRVTDHRISHTSHNLTGIMAGDLSEFTAELQKAEMAERMTEAGIR from the coding sequence ATGGACTACTCCGCCCTCATCCACCAGCGCCGCCGCCGTCTCGGCGAGATCGACGACATGATGGCGGACGGAGCTTTCTTCAGCGACCCGAAGAAAGCCGGCGAGATCGTCCGAGAGCACCGCAAGATCAAGCAGACGCTGGATCTGTGGGAGCGGCTGGGGACGGCGAAGCGCCAGCTTGAGGAAAACGACGAGCTTTCCCGCGGCGACGACGCGGAGATGGCCGAGATGGCCCGTGAGGAAATCCCTGGCCTGCAGGCGGAAATCGCGCAGCTTTCCGAGGACATCCAGTATGCCTTGCTTCCCGCCGATCCGAATGAGGACCGCGACGCGATCGTGGAAATCCGCGCCGGAGCCGGAGGTGACGAGGCATCGCTTTTCGCCGCCGAACTGCTGCGCCTCTACCAGCGCTACTCGGAGACCCGCGGGTGGAAGACCGAGCACCTCTCCAGCAGTCCGTCCGAAGTCGGAGGCTTCAAGGAAGTCTTCCTCCGCGTGACCGGCGATGAGGTTTTCCGCATCCTGAAGTACGAGTCCGGCGTCCATCGCGTGCAGCGCGTGCCCGCCACGGAAACGCAGGGCCGCATCCACACCTCCACCGTGACCGTGGCCGTGATGCCTGAGGCGGAGGAAGTGGACGTGGAGCTGAAGCCGGACGACCTCCGCATCGAGGTCTGCCGCGCGGGTGGTGCCGGTGGCCAGCACGTGAACCGGACCGAGTCCGCCGTGCAGGTCTTCCACCTGCCCACCGGCCTCTACGTCCGCTGCGAGGACGGTCGTTCGCAGGGGCAGAACAAGGAGCGCGCGCTCCAGATCATGCGGACGCGGCTCTACGAAATGAAGCTGCGCGAGGAGCAGGAGAAACACAGCGCCCACCGCCGCGCCCAGATCGGCTCCGGCGACCGCTCGGAAAAGATCCGCACCTACAATTTCCCGCAGAGCCGGGTGACCGACCACCGGATCAGCCACACCTCGCACAACCTGACCGGCATCATGGCCGGCGACCTCAGCGAATTCACTGCCGAGCTGCAAAAGGCGGAAATGGCCGAGCGGATGACCGAGGCCGGGATCCGCTGA
- the rpsP gene encoding 30S ribosomal protein S16: MAVALRLNRQGTKDRPYYKIVAVDSRKRRDGRYIEQVGTYDPLKEGVNYTLDLEKADKWIGVGAQVSETVNSIVRKARTAAKA, encoded by the coding sequence ATGGCCGTCGCACTCCGCCTCAACCGCCAGGGAACCAAGGACCGTCCCTACTACAAGATCGTTGCTGTCGACAGCCGCAAGCGCCGCGATGGCCGTTACATCGAGCAAGTCGGCACCTACGACCCGCTCAAGGAAGGTGTGAACTACACGCTCGACCTCGAGAAGGCCGACAAGTGGATCGGCGTCGGTGCCCAGGTCTCCGAGACCGTGAACAGCATCGTGCGCAAGGCCCGCACCGCGGCGAAGGCTTAG
- a CDS encoding FtsW/RodA/SpoVE family cell cycle protein, protein MTPLLRKLLGLNWPLILTMYGLLVFGVFTIESAARHLPQGGEHYANLQRNWIVIGSVAYFAAALIDYKWIKWLAIPLYGGALGLCAALFGKDRSEVHQVDAGLLKFQPAPLALMAGIILLAWLLQDLPRLGKRIPKVGWILEEPIVKVGLIGLLTGIPFLLVVGMGDMGSALVWIPFAAVCLLVAGIPFRYLSCMALLAAAVIPIAYFVVLPSVSETGTKRIQLFLDIAQNKPVDITGDAWAPHNIAVAIGKSGWSGVGWNATATEGSLHDKKFVPWETAHNDYIFPVIAEEQGFRGSLLLLTAYALLLVLCLFVGAYARDPMGRIIVGGVVAVFFAHIFEGIGMCVQLMPITGIPLPLVSYSGTFAVICMTMLGLVQSVWIHRDVDRIRAEEEEAAAALKSISTR, encoded by the coding sequence ATGACGCCGCTGCTCCGCAAACTGCTCGGCTTGAACTGGCCGCTCATCCTCACGATGTACGGGCTGCTCGTATTCGGCGTTTTCACGATCGAAAGCGCCGCCCGCCACTTGCCCCAAGGCGGGGAGCACTACGCCAATCTCCAGCGGAACTGGATCGTGATCGGCTCCGTAGCCTACTTCGCTGCCGCCCTGATCGATTACAAATGGATCAAGTGGCTGGCCATTCCCCTGTATGGTGGGGCGCTCGGCCTCTGCGCTGCCTTGTTTGGCAAGGACCGCAGCGAGGTGCACCAGGTGGATGCCGGTCTCCTGAAATTCCAGCCCGCGCCACTGGCCCTGATGGCGGGCATTATCCTGCTGGCCTGGCTGCTGCAGGACCTGCCGCGGCTGGGAAAACGCATCCCGAAGGTCGGCTGGATACTCGAGGAGCCGATCGTGAAGGTGGGCCTCATCGGCCTGCTGACCGGCATTCCCTTCCTGCTGGTGGTCGGCATGGGCGACATGGGCTCGGCGCTCGTGTGGATACCCTTCGCCGCGGTGTGCCTGCTGGTGGCCGGGATACCCTTCCGCTACCTGAGCTGCATGGCGCTGCTGGCGGCGGCTGTCATTCCCATCGCGTATTTCGTGGTGCTGCCGAGCGTCTCGGAGACGGGGACGAAGCGCATCCAGCTCTTCCTCGATATTGCCCAGAACAAGCCCGTGGACATCACCGGCGATGCCTGGGCACCGCACAATATCGCCGTGGCCATCGGGAAATCCGGCTGGTCAGGCGTGGGGTGGAATGCCACCGCTACCGAGGGTTCGCTTCACGACAAGAAATTCGTGCCGTGGGAAACGGCGCACAATGACTACATCTTCCCGGTGATCGCGGAGGAGCAGGGCTTCCGCGGGAGCCTGTTGCTCCTTACCGCCTACGCGTTGCTACTGGTCCTGTGCCTCTTCGTGGGGGCATATGCGAGGGACCCCATGGGACGGATCATCGTCGGCGGTGTGGTGGCCGTCTTCTTCGCCCACATCTTCGAGGGGATCGGCATGTGCGTGCAGCTCATGCCGATCACCGGTATTCCGCTGCCGCTGGTGAGCTACTCCGGCACCTTCGCCGTGATCTGCATGACCATGCTGGGTCTGGTGCAGAGCGTCTGGATCCACCGCGACGTGGACCGCATCCGGGCAGAGGAGGAGGAAGCAGCGGCTGCGCTCAAATCGAT